A section of the Enterococcus saigonensis genome encodes:
- the erm(B) gene encoding 23S rRNA (adenine(2058)-N(6))-methyltransferase Erm(B), with the protein MNKNIKYSQNFLTSEKVLNQIIKQLNLKETDTVYEIGTGKGHLTTKLAKISKQVTSIELDSHLFNLSSEKLKLNTRVTLIHQDILQFQFPNKQRYKIVGNIPYHLSTQIIKKVVFESRASDIYLIVEEGFYKRTLDIHRTLGLLLHTQVSIQQLLKLPAECFHPKPKVNSVLIKLTRHTTDVPDKYWKLYTYFVSKWVNREYRQLFTKNQFHQAMKHAKVNNLSTITYEQVLSIFNSYLLFNGRK; encoded by the coding sequence ATGAACAAAAATATAAAATATTCTCAAAACTTTTTAACGAGTGAAAAAGTACTCAACCAAATAATAAAACAATTGAATTTAAAAGAAACCGATACCGTTTACGAAATTGGAACAGGTAAAGGGCATTTAACGACGAAACTGGCTAAAATAAGTAAACAGGTAACGTCTATTGAATTAGACAGTCATCTATTCAACTTATCGTCAGAAAAATTAAAACTGAATACTCGTGTCACTTTAATTCACCAAGATATTCTACAGTTTCAATTCCCTAACAAACAGAGGTATAAAATTGTTGGGAATATTCCTTACCATTTAAGCACACAAATTATTAAAAAAGTGGTTTTTGAAAGCCGTGCGTCTGACATCTATCTGATTGTTGAAGAAGGATTCTACAAGCGTACCTTGGATATTCACCGAACACTAGGGTTGCTCTTGCACACTCAAGTCTCGATTCAGCAATTGCTTAAGCTGCCAGCGGAATGCTTTCATCCTAAACCAAAAGTAAACAGTGTCTTAATAAAACTTACCCGCCATACCACAGATGTTCCAGATAAATATTGGAAGCTATATACGTACTTTGTTTCAAAATGGGTCAATCGAGAATATCGTCAACTGTTTACTAAAAATCAGTTTCATCAAGCAATGAAACACGCCAAAGTAAACAATTTAAGTACCATTACTTATGAGCAAGTATTGTCTATTTTTAATAGTTATCTATTATTTAACGGGAGGAAATAA
- a CDS encoding class C sortase codes for MDQRQKNERINLILKLLMAILFTTGAIIFSYPFLSNAVNSYYDQKMMEKNLAEMAATNTKEQAKRHQEMAEKNKELAESKNMTNIPGMGLVEDPFENAVDDAKDPGKAYYEEHTVGAIYIPKISVSLPLFDETNAALLEKGATILQGTSYPIGGNSTHSVISGHSGLTERKLFTDLEKLVIGDDFYLTIAGEKLAYAVDDIQIVLPSDIDKVVIQPGRDLVTLLTCTPYGINTHRLLVTGHRVPYVEEMAEEVTSTKKAVERRFRLYLLLIPLFFAMIFYWMYRKFVYYQSGKHSYDFCFYLLENGQPKAGVTFTLVRKKRWATDVTSQPVAVSQVDGWVSFPEIRGGRYYAKAIDGSTKPVKGKVRRLKDRQFVLSRVTKKKHGKKVTYYLENGAKK; via the coding sequence ATGGATCAGCGCCAAAAAAATGAACGGATCAATTTGATTTTAAAACTGCTAATGGCGATTTTATTTACGACCGGTGCCATTATTTTCAGCTATCCCTTTTTGTCCAATGCGGTGAATTCCTATTATGACCAAAAGATGATGGAAAAAAACTTGGCTGAGATGGCCGCAACAAATACCAAAGAACAAGCAAAAAGGCACCAAGAAATGGCCGAAAAAAATAAAGAGCTAGCTGAAAGTAAGAACATGACCAATATTCCTGGCATGGGACTGGTAGAAGACCCGTTTGAAAATGCGGTCGATGATGCCAAAGATCCGGGTAAAGCCTATTATGAAGAGCATACCGTGGGTGCTATCTATATTCCAAAAATTTCGGTCAGCTTACCTTTATTTGATGAAACCAATGCTGCTCTTTTGGAAAAAGGCGCGACGATTTTACAAGGAACGTCTTATCCGATCGGTGGCAATAGTACCCATTCGGTGATCTCAGGCCACAGTGGCTTGACGGAACGTAAACTTTTTACAGATTTAGAAAAGTTGGTGATTGGCGATGATTTTTATTTGACCATTGCTGGGGAAAAATTGGCTTATGCGGTCGATGACATCCAGATCGTTTTACCGTCGGATATCGACAAAGTGGTCATCCAACCGGGGCGGGACTTGGTGACCTTATTGACTTGTACACCTTATGGCATCAATACCCATCGTTTATTAGTCACTGGACACCGTGTGCCTTATGTGGAGGAAATGGCGGAGGAAGTGACCAGTACCAAAAAAGCGGTCGAACGGCGTTTTCGCTTGTATTTACTACTGATCCCGCTTTTCTTTGCCATGATTTTCTATTGGATGTATCGCAAGTTCGTCTATTATCAAAGTGGCAAACACAGTTATGACTTTTGTTTTTACTTATTGGAAAATGGTCAACCCAAAGCAGGCGTGACTTTTACCTTAGTCCGTAAAAAACGCTGGGCAACAGATGTCACTAGCCAACCAGTTGCTGTAAGCCAGGTGGATGGATGGGTGTCTTTCCCTGAGATCAGAGGGGGTCGTTATTATGCCAAGGCGATCGATGGATCGACAAAACCAGTTAAGGGCAAGGTCCGCCGTTTAAAAGATCGGCAGTTTGTTTTAAGCCGCGTCACGAAGAAAAAGCACGGTAAGAAAGTTACTTATTATCTGGAGAATGGAGCGAAAAAATGA
- a CDS encoding recombinase family protein, with product MAKIGYARVSSKEQNLDRQLQALQGVSKVFSDKLSGQSVERPQLQAMLNYIREGDIVIVTELDRLGRNNKELTELMNQIQIKGATLEVLNLPSMNGIEDENLRRLINSLVIELYKYQAESERKKIKERQAQGIEIAKKKGKFKGRQHKFKENDPRLKHAFDLFLNGLSDKEVEEQTGINRRTFRRYRARYNVTVDQRKNNEKRDS from the coding sequence ATGGCTAAAATTGGTTATGCACGTGTCAGTAGCAAAGAACAGAACTTAGATCGGCAATTACAAGCGTTACAGGGCGTTTCTAAGGTCTTTTCAGACAAATTAAGCGGTCAATCGGTCGAACGCCCACAATTACAAGCTATGCTTAACTATATTCGTGAAGGGGATATTGTTATTGTTACTGAATTAGATCGATTAGGACGAAATAATAAAGAATTAACAGAATTGATGAATCAAATTCAAATTAAGGGGGCAACCCTGGAAGTCTTAAATTTACCCTCAATGAATGGGATTGAAGATGAAAATTTAAGGCGTTTGATTAATAGCCTTGTCATTGAATTGTACAAGTATCAAGCAGAATCAGAACGAAAAAAAATTAAGGAACGTCAGGCACAAGGAATCGAAATTGCTAAGAAAAAAGGCAAATTCAAAGGTCGTCAGCATAAATTTAAAGAAAATGATCCACGTTTAAAGCATGCTTTCGATTTGTTTTTGAATGGTTTATCCGATAAAGAAGTTGAAGAACAAACTGGAATCAATCGCCGAACGTTTAGAAGGTATCGAGCAAGATATAACGTGACAGTCGATCAAAGAAAAAACAATGAAAAGAGGGATAGTTAA
- a CDS encoding peptide-binding protein, with protein sequence MIVGNLGAQKEKRNDTPISAKKDIMGDKTVRVRADLHHIIKIETAKNGGNVKEVMEIRLRSKLKSVLIVHYLKILYNRN encoded by the coding sequence GTGATTGTGGGAAATTTAGGCGCACAAAAAGAAAAACGAAATGATACACCAATCAGTGCAAAAAAAGATATAATGGGAGATAAGACGGTTCGTGTTCGTGCTGACTTGCACCATATCATAAAAATCGAAACAGCAAAGAATGGCGGAAACGTAAAAGAAGTTATGGAAATAAGACTTAGAAGCAAACTTAAGAGTGTGTTGATAGTGCATTATCTTAAAATTTTGTATAATAGGAATTGA
- a CDS encoding 23S rRNA methyltransferase attenuation leader peptide yields the protein MLVFQMRNVDKTSTVLKQTKNSDYADK from the coding sequence ATGTTGGTATTCCAAATGCGTAATGTAGATAAAACATCTACTGTTTTGAAACAGACTAAAAACAGTGATTACGCAGATAAATAA
- a CDS encoding pilin N-terminal domain-containing protein, whose protein sequence is MKNKSLFIKITLLLSTLLVGIFTGQQAFADDGTIDIVIHKQLWDQAPDATIQNTGAADQDTKDPIEGVGFTIYDITEDYYKLVKGSDETTTIQMIQENVADYQKIIREQGLTDEKGTIKFTQLPKSSGGKNAVYLIVETALPDPEKVKVEKAAEPLVVALPVYEMSTDGKTYTDKELATVHLYPKNVETIVEKPVTPTKPKKPSKPKKRFPQTGEAKSFLGILGILLIGTAIILWRKHSVRNN, encoded by the coding sequence ATGAAGAATAAATCATTGTTCATCAAAATCACCTTACTTCTTTCAACTTTGCTGGTAGGGATCTTTACGGGGCAACAAGCCTTTGCGGATGACGGGACGATCGATATTGTGATCCACAAACAATTGTGGGACCAAGCACCTGATGCAACTATTCAAAATACGGGAGCGGCCGATCAAGATACCAAAGATCCAATCGAAGGGGTCGGCTTTACGATTTATGACATTACAGAGGATTACTATAAATTGGTCAAAGGCTCTGACGAAACAACAACTATTCAAATGATTCAAGAAAATGTTGCTGACTATCAAAAAATTATCAGAGAACAAGGCCTGACTGATGAAAAAGGCACAATCAAATTTACCCAACTACCTAAAAGCAGTGGCGGTAAAAATGCGGTTTACCTGATTGTTGAAACGGCATTGCCTGATCCTGAAAAGGTAAAAGTCGAAAAAGCGGCCGAACCCTTAGTAGTGGCTTTACCAGTATATGAAATGAGCACAGACGGTAAAACCTATACGGACAAAGAATTAGCTACCGTTCACCTTTATCCTAAAAATGTGGAAACAATCGTTGAAAAGCCAGTGACACCAACTAAACCTAAAAAACCAAGTAAACCGAAGAAACGCTTTCCACAAACAGGTGAAGCAAAATCCTTCCTAGGTATATTGGGGATTCTTTTGATCGGTACGGCGATCATTTTATGGCGGAAACACTCTGTACGAAACAATTAA
- a CDS encoding SpaH/EbpB family LPXTG-anchored major pilin, which translates to MKKLWKTLFAALLVVPLFTGVFGAKTVSAAEATTTNVTINKRIWKDGEAPAQGSMQNTGEEMDFGGDPLEEAGFTAYDVTDAYLALIADGKSQAEATKEIADNASDYTTVAKAEQKTDANGQTTFEGLALKDGDKDKVYMFVETSTPGNVSVTTKAAPIVLAMPIYTFKDGKYSDTINTNVQVYPKNETKTDKKEVANLDKFTEVKDADGNVLYHNLTTGDEIEYKLTLNIPADILEDGVTYSVTDTPTAGLAYVKDSFAATGLVAGTDYELAEDSATGGFTVTLKQSENVGKLAGSQLIATYKMKLTAEVNPDDLVNNSAQVTIGNNPQDKITPPTQFGTGGYKFVKKDSQSGATLSGAEFVVKQGSNFAIFEDAKNTKGEYIFKEWTTDEAKATKIISDDKGELKVIGLTNGDYQLEEKATSSDKYVLLDEDVDFTVEHGQYGSQELKSVLNTPKGLLPSTGGNGIYAFLLIGAALMIGAYAWFKKSKTQAEV; encoded by the coding sequence ATGAAGAAATTATGGAAAACACTTTTTGCAGCACTACTTGTAGTGCCTTTATTCACCGGCGTGTTTGGTGCGAAAACAGTAAGTGCTGCTGAAGCAACAACGACAAATGTAACGATCAACAAACGAATCTGGAAAGATGGCGAAGCTCCAGCACAAGGTTCCATGCAAAATACTGGGGAAGAAATGGACTTTGGTGGAGATCCACTTGAAGAAGCCGGCTTTACAGCCTATGATGTAACAGATGCTTATCTTGCTCTGATTGCAGATGGTAAGTCACAAGCAGAAGCAACAAAAGAAATTGCTGATAATGCGTCAGATTACACAACTGTAGCAAAAGCAGAACAAAAAACGGATGCCAATGGTCAAACAACTTTTGAAGGACTTGCTTTAAAAGACGGCGACAAAGATAAAGTCTATATGTTTGTTGAAACAAGCACGCCAGGCAATGTTTCCGTAACGACAAAAGCCGCTCCAATCGTTTTAGCAATGCCAATCTATACGTTTAAAGATGGCAAATATTCAGATACAATCAACACCAACGTTCAAGTCTATCCAAAGAACGAAACCAAGACTGATAAAAAAGAAGTTGCGAATTTAGATAAGTTCACTGAAGTTAAGGATGCTGATGGAAATGTTTTATATCATAACCTTACAACTGGCGATGAAATCGAATATAAATTAACTTTAAATATTCCTGCGGACATTCTGGAAGATGGCGTCACTTACTCTGTAACTGATACGCCAACTGCTGGACTTGCTTATGTAAAAGATTCTTTTGCAGCAACTGGTTTAGTAGCTGGAACTGACTATGAATTAGCTGAAGATTCTGCAACTGGCGGATTTACTGTTACTTTGAAACAAAGTGAAAATGTAGGAAAATTAGCTGGTAGTCAATTGATTGCTACTTACAAAATGAAATTAACTGCTGAAGTAAATCCTGATGATTTAGTAAACAATAGTGCCCAAGTAACAATTGGTAACAACCCTCAAGATAAAATTACACCTCCAACACAATTTGGTACAGGTGGTTATAAATTCGTCAAAAAAGATTCGCAATCTGGTGCAACCTTATCTGGTGCGGAATTTGTCGTAAAACAAGGCTCTAACTTTGCAATATTTGAAGATGCTAAAAACACTAAAGGTGAATATATCTTTAAAGAATGGACGACTGATGAAGCAAAAGCAACGAAAATCATTTCTGACGACAAAGGTGAGTTGAAAGTAATTGGTTTGACAAATGGTGACTATCAATTAGAAGAAAAAGCGACTTCAAGTGATAAATATGTGTTACTTGATGAAGATGTCGATTTCACTGTTGAACACGGTCAATATGGCAGTCAAGAACTAAAGTCTGTTCTTAACACGCCTAAAGGTCTGCTTCCATCAACAGGTGGTAACGGGATCTATGCCTTCTTACTTATCGGTGCTGCTCTTATGATCGGTGCTTACGCTTGGTTCAAGAAATCTAAAACACAAGCTGAAGTCTAA
- a CDS encoding type IA DNA topoisomerase, with protein sequence MSTVILAEKPSQALAYASSLKQSTKKDGYFEIKDPLFTDETFITFGFGHLVELAEPGHYDEKWQNWKLESLPIFPDRYDFEVAKDKGKQFKIVAELLKKANTIIVATDSDREGENIAWSIIHKANAFSKDKTFKRLWINSLEKDVIRSGFQNLQPGMNYYPFYQEAQTRQIADWLIGMNASPLYTLNLQQKGVQGTFSLGRVQTPTLYLIFQRQEAIENFKKEPFFEVEASIKVNQGSFKGVLSPTQRFKTQEELLAFVSSKQAKIGNQEGIIADVQTKEKKTNSPSLFSLSSLQSKVNQLYKATASQTLKAMQGLYEAKLLSYPRTDTPFITENEFAYLKANFGKYSGFLGLDLEMVQTEPRKRYVDGSKVQEHHAIIPTKQVPTESALAKMDDLQRKIYALVVKTTVAMFLPDYLYEETKIQTKVADLLFQSIGKTPKQEGWKILFKQQTKEEKEDVQTLPLVIIGERAEVGVKSVEKETQPPKAFTEGTLLTAMKTANKTVDDEEAIKILQEVEGIGTEATRASIIEALKQKEYIHVIKNKLVVTEKGKLLCQAVESQHLLTSAEMTAKWETYLKKIGKREGNQENFITNIKKFIVHLLEAVPNDIEKLNFSDYQEQKEKEAEKSIVGKCPKCGNNIVLKKSFYGCSNYPECKFTLAEHFRKKKLTKTNVKELLEGKETLVKGIKNKEKKPYNAVVKIGEKGYIDFISFSK encoded by the coding sequence ATGAGTACGGTTATTTTAGCTGAAAAACCAAGCCAGGCATTAGCCTACGCAAGTTCTTTAAAACAAAGCACCAAAAAAGACGGTTATTTTGAGATCAAAGACCCACTATTTACAGATGAAACGTTTATCACCTTTGGTTTTGGGCATTTAGTGGAATTAGCAGAACCAGGTCATTATGACGAAAAGTGGCAAAATTGGAAACTTGAATCTTTGCCGATTTTTCCTGATCGATACGATTTTGAAGTTGCAAAAGATAAGGGAAAGCAGTTTAAAATTGTTGCAGAACTTCTCAAAAAGGCAAATACAATTATTGTTGCAACAGATAGCGACAGAGAAGGTGAAAATATCGCCTGGTCGATTATCCATAAAGCAAATGCCTTTTCAAAAGATAAAACATTTAAAAGACTATGGATCAATAGCTTAGAAAAAGATGTAATCCGAAGCGGTTTTCAAAATTTGCAACCTGGAATGAATTACTATCCCTTTTATCAAGAAGCGCAAACACGCCAAATTGCCGATTGGTTGATCGGCATGAACGCAAGCCCTTTGTATACGTTAAATTTACAACAGAAGGGCGTACAAGGTACATTTTCACTAGGACGTGTTCAAACGCCCACCTTATACCTTATTTTTCAGCGCCAGGAAGCCATAGAGAATTTTAAAAAAGAACCTTTTTTCGAGGTGGAAGCTAGTATAAAAGTAAACCAAGGGTCGTTTAAGGGCGTTCTAAGCCCCACACAGCGTTTTAAAACCCAAGAGGAGCTTTTAGCTTTTGTTTCTTCTAAACAAGCTAAAATAGGCAATCAAGAGGGGATAATTGCTGATGTTCAAACCAAAGAGAAGAAAACGAATAGTCCGAGTTTGTTTTCTTTAAGTAGTTTGCAATCAAAAGTCAATCAGCTTTATAAAGCGACAGCGAGCCAAACTTTAAAAGCTATGCAAGGACTGTATGAAGCAAAATTATTGAGTTATCCAAGAACAGATACACCATTTATTACAGAGAACGAATTTGCTTATTTAAAAGCGAATTTTGGCAAATATAGCGGTTTTTTAGGACTTGATCTTGAAATGGTTCAAACAGAGCCTAGAAAGCGTTATGTGGACGGTAGTAAGGTACAGGAACACCACGCCATTATCCCAACAAAACAAGTACCTACCGAATCTGCATTAGCGAAAATGGACGATTTACAACGAAAAATTTATGCTTTAGTCGTTAAAACGACCGTTGCCATGTTTTTACCTGATTACTTGTATGAAGAAACCAAGATACAAACGAAAGTAGCTGATTTGCTGTTTCAATCGATCGGAAAGACACCAAAGCAAGAAGGGTGGAAAATTCTTTTCAAACAACAAACCAAAGAAGAAAAAGAGGACGTTCAAACGTTACCACTCGTTATCATTGGCGAACGTGCCGAAGTTGGTGTTAAGAGTGTTGAAAAAGAAACGCAACCGCCAAAAGCTTTTACAGAGGGTACATTATTAACTGCTATGAAAACGGCGAATAAAACGGTTGATGATGAAGAAGCAATCAAGATTTTACAAGAAGTTGAGGGGATTGGAACAGAAGCGACAAGAGCAAGCATTATTGAAGCGTTAAAACAAAAAGAATATATCCATGTGATTAAGAATAAGCTTGTTGTAACTGAAAAAGGAAAATTATTGTGCCAGGCAGTTGAAAGTCAGCACCTTTTAACGAGTGCTGAAATGACGGCTAAATGGGAAACGTATTTAAAAAAAATCGGTAAAAGAGAAGGCAATCAAGAGAACTTTATTACGAATATCAAAAAATTCATTGTTCATTTACTGGAAGCTGTACCTAACGATATAGAAAAACTAAATTTTTCTGATTACCAGGAACAGAAAGAAAAAGAAGCAGAAAAAAGTATTGTAGGAAAATGTCCTAAGTGTGGCAACAATATTGTATTAAAAAAATCGTTTTATGGTTGTTCAAATTATCCTGAATGTAAGTTTACTTTAGCTGAACATTTTAGAAAGAAAAAACTAACCAAAACGAATGTAAAAGAATTACTGGAGGGAAAAGAAACCCTGGTAAAAGGAATCAAAAACAAAGAGAAAAAGCCCTACAATGCCGTTGTAAAAATTGGGGAAAAGGGATATATTGATTTTATATCTTTCTCAAAATAA
- a CDS encoding class C sortase: protein MKKNRQVISQIAIILIFMVGILTMLYPFYVDALNNVIDQVRVDRYLKESQKEFEAERKRLAEENNKLSDSGLAPGADPFANPNGGTVSAAYYKKHLIGTINLPDLAIELPLFDTTNDDLLEQGATVLDGTSFPVGGASTHAVISAHRGLPERELFTNLPELKNGDIFLLNVLGETLAYEVFDSQVVTPDQTSVLKIEPGQDLVTLMTCTPYMINSHRLLVTGKRVPYTPAAEKKQVKGDRFRKLKQIAILAVTALLILAAIYQLYHVIARYRLRKVRFDFTVCLEGVAEHTPIALYDKKGKKALRRNGKAYQELTDQTGQVTFTDLPGDCYRLKLGKSWLVQFGLKKKKRPSKIWKINKKKVMLKEERMLEVK from the coding sequence ATGAAGAAAAATCGGCAAGTGATCTCGCAAATTGCGATCATCCTCATTTTTATGGTCGGCATCTTGACCATGCTCTATCCCTTTTATGTCGATGCGTTGAATAATGTGATCGATCAAGTGCGCGTCGATCGCTATTTGAAGGAAAGCCAGAAAGAATTTGAAGCCGAACGCAAGCGACTGGCGGAAGAAAATAATAAATTGAGCGACAGCGGGTTAGCTCCGGGTGCCGATCCGTTTGCGAATCCGAATGGTGGTACGGTTTCAGCTGCTTATTACAAAAAGCATTTGATTGGGACCATCAATCTTCCTGATTTGGCCATTGAGTTACCGCTATTTGATACGACCAATGATGATTTATTGGAACAAGGTGCGACGGTCCTAGATGGCACGTCCTTTCCTGTTGGTGGCGCAAGTACCCATGCGGTGATCTCGGCTCATCGTGGCTTGCCAGAACGGGAACTCTTCACCAATCTGCCGGAGCTTAAAAACGGTGATATTTTTCTGCTAAATGTCTTAGGGGAAACCTTGGCTTATGAAGTGTTTGACAGCCAAGTCGTGACGCCAGATCAGACTTCGGTTTTAAAGATCGAACCAGGCCAAGACTTGGTGACGCTCATGACCTGTACCCCTTATATGATCAATAGTCACCGTTTGTTAGTCACAGGAAAACGCGTGCCATATACACCGGCTGCCGAGAAAAAACAAGTCAAAGGCGATCGTTTTCGTAAGTTGAAACAAATCGCTATCTTGGCGGTGACGGCCCTGTTGATCTTAGCCGCTATTTATCAATTATATCATGTGATCGCCCGTTACCGATTGCGGAAAGTGCGTTTTGATTTCACTGTTTGCTTAGAAGGCGTGGCAGAACATACGCCAATCGCACTCTATGATAAAAAAGGGAAAAAAGCCCTGCGGCGTAATGGAAAAGCCTATCAAGAACTAACAGATCAAACCGGACAAGTCACTTTTACCGATCTACCAGGGGATTGCTATCGTTTGAAATTGGGCAAGAGTTGGTTGGTGCAGTTTGGTTTGAAGAAAAAAAAGAGGCCATCCAAGATTTGGAAGATAAATAAGAAAAAAGTTATGTTAAAAGAAGAAAGAATGCTAGAAGTCAAATAA